GTATTGGAAACATGCCATGAAATCTCCCTTTAATTCATCTTCGtagtttattaaaaaaataaataatccgtTGCTACAAAAAAATCATACAAGTTCTTTACTTGTTGTCACCACAGTTCTCTAAAAATTCTACAAAGAGTTATACATGACCGGAATTCCATTGGCTGGTGTATTATGTTTTTGGGCTCACGAATTTATTATGTATTTATAATGAATCTCATCTAAATTGGAGTGTAAATCATGATTAAAAACAATAACAATGAGTTGTGACAAATTCTTCATTTATAGCATCAGTGGTGTGAACAGATAAATCACGAGGccatccaagtgttcacaaacaatattcacatacgtcctaattctagaattgtacatcgtatgcgtaacgggatgattatatcgattcatcgactcaaagcaatagcttcactacttatgagaagccggtggatcaggaagttgcacaattgatcgaaaatttgtgtgaacttttacacttttCCAGGGAGCAGCGTACAAACACGTTTGCCGCACTCGGTCAGATATCATCTGACGTGCAAATAACTCCACCAACCCCAGCAGTTGAAGAGGTTTCCCTGGTGTCTgaacattcgatcgacaacatcacttttggagaagaatATCACATGGCAGATGAAGGACATAATCGGGCGTTGTAcgtaactggtttcatcaaaggcaccgaatttaggagGGCTCTCGTTGACACAGGCGCCTCCACAAACatcgtcactatgaagactctcaggatggtcagattcccacaaggtaaaatcattCTCCATTCCATTCTAATGACAGTATTTGAAGGAagccaaagccatacatatggatatgcatatatagatttgagggtagggccgattcaatcgaaagtgaagtttcatgtgattgaacaagaacctgactatcacatgatactcgggcgACCGTGGatccatgacaacaaggtggtcccatcaacctaccatcaatgtatgaaggCTTTACTCAACAAAAATATCGTTCGCATAGCCGCCTCATCATTTCCTTACGCTCTGGCCTACGATGCTGAATTCATTGAATCCGAGAGGAACATTCCTGAACCTCCTAAGAAGAtctacagtactccacttccaagttgggaaactattgaatctattgatgcgtCATCACTATCTCCAGAGACAGAACCAGTCAAATCACCTGCTACATCAGTCAAACGCCGCAAGGATCAGGTCACGACTTcaggatccaattttatgaccatCCATGATGCAGAAGGGAGGTTCATTTATCGGCGGCGCAAAGATTAACAATTTATAGGGGAGATTGATCAAAAGTCTCCCCTCCCTAATGAATCATGCCAGATCGAGCAATCGCCTGATAATGAGGTTCAAGATGCTCCAAAATAGTTGCAAGATGACAGGAATTCTACTAATGATGATCTTGAAACAGTTAACATCGGCACAGAAGAAGACCCGAGACCAATCTTAATCAGTTCTGCACTATCACTGGAGGAACGAACAGGCCTAGTAAATTTGCTGAAAGAGTATCGGGATATCTTtgcttggacgtacgaagaaatgcctggtctCGACGACAAGCTGGTCACTCACTGTCTGCATATCACTCCTGGCTCctaagctgtcaaacaaccacctAGACAGTTCAGACatgaagtcgaggaacaaatTAAAGTCGAAATTCATAAATTGCTAGTAGCAAGATTTATCAAGCCTAtccaacatccaacatggctggacaacgttgtcccagttaagaagaaaaatggtcaaatcagatgtcgTGTAGATTTTCGGAACCTGAATAAGTGTtgcccaaaggatgattttcctttacccaacattgatatgctcgtcgatgcaaccagcggccactgtatgttctcattcatggatggttacagtggatacaatCAAATCAAGATGTTTGAACATGATGCTTCCAAAACCGCGTTCCGCGCTCCCATTGGGaactttcactacactgtgatgccctttggactgAAGAATGCAGGTGTTACataccaacgagccatgacagcaatatttcatgatatgatgcataagcaagtggaagactatgtcGACAAAGtcgtggtgaaatcgaaagctcgAGCATCGCATCTAGAAGTTCTGAGGAAAATTTTCGAAAGATGCAaggaatacaaattaaagatgaatcccctgaaatgcgcttttggagtttcttctgaGAAGTTTCTAAGATTCCTGGTcactgctgaagggatcaaagtcgatcctGACAAAGCAAAatccattactaccatgccttctccacgcactgtgaaggaactacagagtttCATGAACAAGGTAaattacatcagacgcttcataccaggattggctcagattattgcttcgttcactcctctgctgaagaagggagcaaattTCGCCTGGACGGCTGTTCAGCAGGAGGCATTCCAGAAGATACAACAGATACTTTTATCCCTCGCAGTCATGAGATCTCCAGTACAAGGACGACCATTGATATTGTACACGGCTTCCAGTGATGTTACTATTGGGGAAATGCtagctcaagaagatgaagaaggcgttGAACATCCAATCTACTATTACATCCGAACCATAAAagatgctcaactcagataccgGAAATCTGAAATAACGTGCCTGGCATTAGCTCATGCAATGCAGAGATTCGGACATTATTTGTTATCTAACAGGGTCGTGCttgtctccaaagctgatcccatcaaGTTTTTACTCTTGAAACTTGCTTTGATAGGAAGACCTGCAAAATGGCTTCTTCAGATGTCAGAGttcgacatagtatgtgtttctcccaaagcaatcaaaggtcaagcggtagcAGATCTACTGGATGCCTTTCCAGGGGAAGATTCCACGACACTACAGAACGATGTACCAGGTGAATTCCCAGAAATTTCAGTCGTCAAGGAAGAAACGTGGttgttgtactttgatggatctgctacTCCTAGCAAcgatactggaggagcgggcatagtcttggtatctccatctggtgaagtattctcacattcatttaagttggatttccactgtacaaataactcagcagaatatgaagccttcttgctaggattatccttagctaaacaGGAAGGAGCGATGCACCTGGAGATCAGACGATATTCAAAActgttggtcaatcaaatgaatgggacATACTCTCTCAAGGAGATAACGcttgctccattcagggctgAGGCGCAGCGACTCTTAACTCATGTCGCCGATGCGACTATCACTCATACTTTCCGGACCAATAATAGACATGTTGATTGCTTGGAAAccctcgcctccaagctgcaattcgaaggatcagAGAAAGATATCATAGTGCAAAGACGAGCCGTATCATCCACATGGCTTAGTCAAACTGAAGATGCTCAAGCAAACGACTGGAGAGcacctattattcatgaattgagcagttccGTTGCAGAAGGAGCAGTTATCCTTAAAGATCTAAAGAACTTCTTCTTGCTCCACGGGGCCTTGTACCATCGCATCCCTGATGCCTCTCTATCATGGTGCCTTGgcgatgaagaagaaaaggaaaagctCGAAAGTGTGCATCAAGAAGTATGTGGACAAACGCTAgtgataacactttatagaagactTCAAAGACTCGGGTattactggccatccatggaagcACAGTTAAGAACTTTGCAGGGATCTTGTCCTCattgtcagacacctcctcatcatttaGAGGCCTTGACACttcatcacactggggactggagacaGCCTTATATTGAATACCTTCGAGACAACAAATCACCACCTAGAAAGAAAGATGCAATAAAACTTactcagaaagctaagagatttgtctttcttgatgggatcttgtatcgcaaaagctttggaggagacttgttgagatgcctGGCCGGAGAAGAAATTCTGATAGTCCtgaaaaaaaactcatgaaagagaacatccggggaaaaagaaattgtttctccaaattCACGAGAAGTATTACTAGCCGACTATGGAAGACGACGCAACCGCGTACGTTCAGAAGTGTCATCAATGTCAGGTCCACGGTAACCTTATTCATACTCATTGTCTTCCATTATActatgtgaatagtccatggcctttctatagctggggacttgatatcatcggaaagatcaatccagcatcctccaagcagcatgaatacatcatcacagctactgagtatttcactaagtgggtcgaatcaatcccgctcagaggtactacaggggtaactattgcagccttcatcaaggaacacattatatgtagattcggtgtccccaaacatatcatcacagataatgggactcctttcgccaacaaggatgtcgagaaatttctcaaggagtacgggatcaaacagattttctccacaccatactatccccaaggaaatggtcaagcagagagtaccaacaaaactttgatccggattatccgtcgaacaattcatgacaatccatgatcgtggcatgagaaattacccatggctttatgggcttacagaactgcaccaaggagctcaattGGAACATCACCGTATTCGCTCGTCTATGGGGCTGATGCTATACTCCCAGCTGAGATAAAagttccttcagcaaggattgcagcggcCAGTTGAAcacaatgggatgaagctgaagtgtccaagtcaagaTTTGCTGAACTGGAAATACTCGAATCAAGGAAGCTAAAGTAGAAAAGTATGTGGAGGCTTACAAACAGAGAATAtccagagcttacaacaaaatggtaaaacctcgaactttccaagtaggagatttggtattaaagacagcaaaacacattcaacaagacatgtctgctcccaaattctctcTGAAATGGGAAGGCCCGTATGTTATCACCAGAGCagtgtctagtggatactacaaaatcttagcagtcagtggaggaaaggaaggaaatattatcaacgacaaatggctcaaagcctattatGCTTGATCAGCAGCAGATAATTAATCTTTAttcaaatacatctcaaatgtaatttatttccttcaaagagcgTGCAAGACGCtcgtttgttcattaaacattcatcaattgaacaaaattcCTCTATGCCATCATATTATTCTACCTTATCAGAAACCTACACCTCAACTCTCTCGAATGATCACTTAGAGCAATCCGTCCAAAAATGGATAATCTCTATAAGAAACCCTGTcaagtttcttctggaaagtcctggtctttgtcttcaaatcctcGACTGCCTTCTCGACTCTTGCCGACTCCAAAGCCAGCATCTTCTCCTCTtccagtaaagcagtggtcacagaaatcgcatcagcagcctccgccgcTTTATGAATCTTGATTATCTCGAGCCGACGACGAAGCCAACCTACATTGAACCGCAATATCTCACAgttcgaaatcatctcatccctGACATCTCGTAGATACATCTGTTCCATCTCCTCAATGATCGTCAACATCCCTGCAATTGTAGTCAGGAGTGTTGGTacaaaacctttccacacttcggtCGTAGAAATATGCCCATAATTTTTCCAAATCTTGGTGTATAGAGGCGcatgacacttgggaatgacgaatccaccgaccGCCTCATTGTCCGGGGAAGTGTTGATCAAAGGAGCTTCAAACAAGAGTCCAGTTGTTGGTTAGTCACGAACCCTGTCTCCAGCCTCCACGGATTCTGCGGAGGCTTCACATACCTGGTTTTTGCTATCTTCAACCTCAACCATGGTTAATGACTTTGCATTCCTT
This DNA window, taken from Papaver somniferum cultivar HN1 chromosome 3, ASM357369v1, whole genome shotgun sequence, encodes the following:
- the LOC113359488 gene encoding uncharacterized protein LOC113359488, with the protein product MRSPVQGRPLILYTASSDVTIGEMLAQEDEEGVEHPIYYYIRTIKDAQLRYRKSEITCLALAHAMQRFGHYLLSNRVVLVSKADPIKFLLLKLALIGRPAKWLLQMSEFDIVCVSPKAIKGQAVADLLDAFPGEDSTTLQNDVPGEFPEISVVKEETWLLYFDGSATPSNDTGGAGLSLAKQEGAMHLEIRRYSKLLVNQMNGTYSLKEITLAPFRAEAQRLLTHVADATITHTFRTNNRHVDCLETLASKLQFEGSEKDIIVQRRAVSSTWLSQTEDAQANDWRAPIIHELSSSVAEGAVILKDLKNFFLLHGALYHRIPDASLSWCLGDEEEKEKLESVHQEVCGQTLVITLYRRLQRLGYYWPSMEAQLRTLQGSCPHCQTPPHHLEALTLHHTGDWRQPYIEYLRDNKSPPRKKDAIKLTQKAKRFNCTKELNWNITVFARLWG